From one Cydia strobilella chromosome 24, ilCydStro3.1, whole genome shotgun sequence genomic stretch:
- the LOC134752225 gene encoding zinc finger protein 426-like, whose amino-acid sequence MDVEEDKFFGLCKCCLQDGCFRSLWAEHEDNGVLQNYGKMLNECFSLQWPKPNNFHLEQICDDCSKRTLDAYNFRKLVLSSHKQLVSCTEQPSEVTEVLDAASGEITLIIKEEAYEETVDFVKYEETGEFEEVEYLEMEEEKEYKMDVLNVETQEEQLVDDPDYYPEVPIKQEKRWRPKKKKGEHKRCYKNYSIDDLRQSFEAARSGVMSVAEAAAAYRVPRKTVAARLLSHRRGIPMTSKSEKDDGLMKEVKTLLTYTNMTPYKTRTAHYHCAYCGTDGPMFEDTDELRTHTRTQHAGERTKAVENFLRPLWLNEILKVDIENLLCTVCCTPLVTWNDMFLHLTEKHGLVFDEAYTRVIPYILKSDLHCALCKANFPNYHHLDSHMNAHYNNYMCSECGDTFVASSRLKKHLKIHDTGRFICDECGKVFSLDKYRKKHVELVHKQEQKIQCLYCPEKFLNTYPRHLHVLEHHREKVKTITCELCGKTFDWRPYFLVHVRRKHNDEKNYICRYCDRRFFMKIECKRHEMSAHLKINTKCRVVAQLPQKPGKYACSFCGKQYLNKNCLITHFDTHKVVLNIDELNAITESCALSKNGLNTSIDS is encoded by the exons ATGGATGTTGAAGAGGATAAATTCTTCGGTTTGTGCAAATGTTGTCTTCAAGACGGCTGCTTCAGGAGCTTGTGGGCTGAACATGAAGATAACGGGGTGTTGCAGAACTATGGGAAAATGCTTAACGAATGCTTTTCGTTGCAA TGGCCGAAACCCAACAACTTTCATTTGGAGCAGATCTGCGATGATTGTTCCAAGCGCACCTTGGATGCTTATAACTTTCGAAAGCTGGTCCTATCGAGTCACAAGCAGCTTGTGTCCTGTACTGAGCAGCCGTCTGAGGTTACAGAAGTTCTTG ATGCTGCATCAGGAGAAATAACCCTGATTATAAAAGAAGAGGCTTACGAAGAAACTGtagattttgtaaaatatgaagAAACGGGAGAATTTGAAGAAGTGGAGTATTTAGAGATGGAGGAGGAGAAAGAATACAAAATGGATGTATTGAACGTGGAGACTCAGGAAGAACAACTTGTTGATG ACCCAGACTACTACCCGGAAGTGCCCATTAAACAGGAAAAAAGATGGCGGCCGAAGAAGAAAAAAGGCGAGCACAAACGCTGTTACAAGAATTATTCCATCGACGATTTGAGGCAGAGCTTTGAG GCGGCTAGGAGCGGAGTGATGTCGGTggcggaggcggcggcggcgtacCGCGTGCCGCGCAAGACCGTGGCCGCGCGGCTGCTCAGCCACAGGAGGGGCA TTCCTATGACTTCTAAGTCTGAGAAAGACGACGGCCTGATGAAAGAAGTGAAGACCCTATTAACGTACACGAATATGACGCCGTACAAGACCCGTACGGCCCACTACCACTGCGCTTATTGTGGCACGGATGGACCCATGTTCGAAGATACTGACGAGTTACGGACCCACACAAGGACACAGCATGCAG GTGAAAGAACCAAAGCTGTAGAAAATTTCCTCCGTCCACTCTGGCTCAACGAGATCCTCAAAGTTGACATCGAGAACCTCCTGTGCACCGTCTGCTGCACCCCCCTTGTGACTTGGAACGACATGTTCCTACATCTCACCGAGAAACATGGCCTGGTCTTCGATGAGGCCTACACTAGAGTCATACCTTACATACTGAAATCGGACCTCCACTGTGCTCTATGTAAGGCTAACTTCCCGAATTACCACCACCTAGACTCACATATGAACGCTCATTATAATAACTACATGTGCTCCGAATGTGGTGATACTTTTGTTGCTTCATCCCGATTGAAGAAACATCTTAAAATCCATGACACGGGGAGATTTATATGTGATGAGTGCGGCAAAGTATTTTCTTTAGATAAATACAGGAAAAAACATGTCGAACTAGTACATAAACAGGAACAGAAAATACAATGTCTCTATTGTCCGGAGAAATTCCTAAACACTTATCCGAGACATTTACATGTCCTAGAACATCATAGAGAGAAAGTTAAAACTATAACCTGCGAGTTGTGTGGGAAGACTTTCGATTGGAGACCCTATTTTCTGGTTCATGTCAGAAGGAAACATAATGATGAAAAGAATTACATTTGCAGATATTGCGATAGAAGGTTTTTCATGAAAATCGAGTGTAAGCGACATGAGATGTCGGCTCATTTGAAAATCAATACCAAGTGTAGGGTGGTCGCCCAATTGCCTCAAAAGCCAGGGAAATATGCTTGTAGTTTTTGCGGTAAGCAGTATTTAAATAAGAATTGTTTGATAACACATTTTGACACGCATAAGGTTGTGTTAAATATTGACGAGTTAAACGCCATTACTGAGAGCTGTGCGCTTAGTAAAAATGGGCTTAATACTTCAATTGATTCTTAA